The genomic segment atatattgaaagaactatataaatataacaaggtattatttaatatatataatttttatatttgaatattgactatttattcttatgataaattataatcCCTACatttctaataaaaatatatattacttaatGGTATACAAAATTTGAGGATTATGATATTCTATattgaaataaaagaaaaaaaaaaatatattcccataacttatttacatttttataaaaatacagtTAACACacatgtgtatatatatgtatatatatatatatatatatataatttaatctGATTAAAAATTTAACTGAATccttaaatttttattaatttaaaaaaaaaaattaagagaaaaatttaatacctaatttattaaatattcattaaaaagaaatgttgaaaattatcatatatgaAGTAAAATTTTTCATACTAATACTTAGATAATCCTCgtgttatataataattttatgatatttttaCTTATCACACATCTAgatatattgaatatataacGTATTTtgtgttatataaatattagtaaatgcatgtatataattatttactatataaataataatcagTTCACAAGaaattaagaaataaaaataaaaaggaatattaggcaataattttataaccCTAATAgttcaacatatatatatatatatatatatatgttttttttccccCATTTACTGTAAATCATTAATCTTTAATGAATTTCAgtccatatataaaaatttatatttttaagacgcataaaatataattcataatTAAATGAATTCAACCTATATAACGatcttatatatacttatatccGTTCTttgaattaaatgaaaagacatttttttatttttctttatagcATGAAGGcatttaatacatatacatatatataatgatggtTGTCCATATATTTATCTCTTCATGAcataattaaaagaaaaatatatatatattattgaaaatatgaaataataaatgaaaaagaaaaaaacaaaaaaataaaagttataaatattttcatattgtaGAAAGGGGAAATTATAAAGATAAGATCttcaaatatttattatgtgtaaatattcttttattatttttttttttttttttagtgacATGCTTATATAGCTAGCTTAAATGAAGTtcgaataaaatatattcctgTACATatgattcttttttttttttttttttttttttttttgtaataatgcAGGATAATATTACATGACATGTTCATaacaatttatttaaaagaatataatgcacacattattttattttatttaattattttgtttaagaTCATTtcagaaaaggaaaataaatagGGATGAGATTAAAATAagtttctttatattatatatatatatatatatatatatacatatacttataatttaaaggaaaaatataaccGTTACacacaaaataatatgagaaaaaaaaatataatattagacattcattaaatttatttatttttatttatttttttggtttCTAGGCAATTTACTTTATTCTATACTTttgtaaaattaataaaaactataacataaaaattaatgatatatatcacatttatgtcatatatatatatatatatgtttatttaattaaaaggGAAAAAGTATAtggtttttttatttataaaatatatgtaagcCATTTAATGATTTATATGGAAAAAATCCATATTGTCCTATTagttatactttttttttttttttttttttttttttttttttttttcaacaacaaaaaattaagatcaaaaatataatttaggTTTCTCAAAAAAAcatcaataaaatatataaaacaacaaTTTCATGTGAAAAAATTGTCTATAgagttatatttaaaaaataataaaaaaaaaaatgatcatTCAGTAACttggatttaaaaaaaaaataataataatgtctATTCCTTTTCATTCATCATGCTTTTCCAAAGCTCCTAAATATGCTCTAAAACAAGTTCATGAAAATATTGGAATTCCTGTATTCCACAAAACTCCTAAAATTGTAGAAATCCCTGAAATTCGTGAAATTACAAAATTTGTAGAGTCTGTAAAGGTAGTTGATGTACCAATTGAACAAGTTCGTATTGTTCCCAAATTGAAAGTAAGAGAAGTTGAAAAAATTAGGCATGTTCCAGGTCCAATagaatatattgatataccACAAGAACGTATAATACATAAGGTATACAAAGAGATAAGAGAAAAAATTCATGAAATACCACAGATTGAGGATATAGAAATTGAGGTACCCATTTATGTTCCTACTCCTATAGGTCCTCCAAAAGATATTCATGTGAATATTCCATTACCTTACGATATTCCCCAATTTTATTACACACCTGACAACCGTTATTCACATATATTACCATGTGACATACTTCCGCATGGAACACAAATGCCCGATATAAACTTTGAGGAAAAATCATTTAATGATTATTCTGAGgacaaaaatatttgtatgacacataatgataatataatacattcaAATAGAAGAatggaatataataaaaatgagaataatatatgcaataataatacttttgataataatatgaatgacaaaaatatatatgatagtaatatatttgataataCAACGTATTATAACAATACCATTGACAATAATATCTATGATGATAATACCTATGGcaataatatgtatgataatattactaCATATTACGAAGATcaggaaaataatattcactCAAAGGAAAAagacaaatatattaataataattataataataagtatATTAATGATTATTACAAAACTATTCCTACTAAaggtatattaaaaaaggaaaatatttcAACATCACCCGGGATAAAggaacaatattattattcttattcaAAACATAATAGTAAAAATGCAGGAAAAGCTCACCATTATGATAAAGATACATATGATGATATGAGTACTTGGGACAATTACGCggaaaatatgaattatatatatgaagatgatgaaaatgaaaatgaatataaaaatcgTAAGAAACGTGTAACAGAACttattgttaaaaaaaaaaaataaaaaatttatataaataatattttgtatttattttatttttatttgataatatgaatatatatatatatatatatatatatatatacatatattttattttttgccttctttttttttctttctgtCATTccaaagaaagaaaaaaaaaaacaaaaatttacaacatatatataaaataaccttataatgataaaagtAGATTTATGTGTATCATTTAGGTATTTTAACCTAAAGTAtaagaacaaataaaaaattatctcATATTGTTctagtataaatatatatatatatatatatatatatatatacgtatatttatttcttcatgTTTCGATATAATTCTCATGTTATTCAAATTTGTACTttacatttctttttaatttacatcctataatatttcatattttataaagtgtaaaatttcattttttggtAACATAAAATAGAACATTTTTCgatttatgttttttaaagTTTTCGAAGTTTATATAATTAggatataacatatatatatatatatatatatatatatatatattatttagtggtatttaaaattttctttccattttttttttttttttattattttttgatatatatacatatatattataaacaaataggtatatatttttcctttgtgatacttttttttttttttttcgttatGCTCTTATTTGtgatgtaaaaaaaaaaaaaaaaaaaaaatgaagtttAATGTTAAAAACAATCTTGAGGAACAAATAAAGtccataaataataacaatataccATATAAATACTATAATTCAcccaataatataaatattcataactATTTATGTGATAAGAGTATAAAATACAAGTGTCCGTCTAGTTCATATTTAAGCCTTAATGAATTGTTAAAATTTGTTGacagtataaataatataaaggatgagaaaattaattatatggaTCCAAGTGTGGAATATGTGAAAACTGAACTAAAGGAACGAATGCCAATACAAAATGAAAGATatcaagaaaaatataatatatctgagaatattttaaataacagaattttaagaaatgaaaaaattgcCTTTCGTCAACCAGAAAGTTATCACCATGATGAACATATACAAAAGGTTAGTCATccaaataatgatgatatgaaaaatattaataatcataataatgaagacAAAAAAAATCCCAAAGagttatatcatataaatagtagtttaaaagaaaatttaagCCTAAAACAAGAGATTACACATTCACCAAAAAAAAGTGTTCCCTCACAACCCCCTACtcaacataatattatattacacaATTTATTACAATGTCGAACTAATTTATCAAAgttgaataatattaacgATCCTGAAAAATTAATTAGTACTAAAAATATCAAACTTCTTTCTTTACATCGTCCTAATACTATTgaggatataaaaaatttgaatCTAACTGGATTTGGtgaagataaaataaaaaaatatggatatGAAATTTTAAAAGTTTTTCATTCTAGTTATCaggataaatataattaaaataaataaaataataataaatatattatataatcgCCCCTATATgctttatattaataatgtaacatataaaaaataacatatattattaggtCTAGACaatatatagtattattGAAATCATAACATgttaaaagaacaaaaaaaaaaatacatatatatatatatatgattgtaattgttttaatttgaatatcattcatttatatatatttaaatggaaaaatatatttatttaaaaaaatttcctttgctttatatttaatatggaaaattttattatatgatatatacgtcatataatatattatataataatataacttaatatatcatatgcaAAGCATATTCATTATTGAAGGATGTGCATATACTATATTGTTAAAATtagttaaaattattatgtaattttaatataagattcttctttttccttttttcttatttctctctctttttttttttttgtttatataattcgtAGATATTGAATGAATGTTTAAGAATTATATGCGGATCATTATGTAGgacacatatacatatatatatatatatatatatatatatataatatatacacatttttgTTTACGTGATACCTCTTATTATAAATactttatgtatatattatttttatacaaacATAACagcataatatttatattatttctttatctagagaatattatatttttttcattatcattttaatTTCACATATAATCAAAttgatatttttaaattagtAGTATGAAattaacatattaaataaatatattttttttattaactttAAACACTATAGTATATTACTTATAAGACTTaagattttttatttaattttatttgaataaaataaaaagagctattatatattatataaacaaatttaGAGgcgaacaaaataaattcttCAAGGAAATGAATGCATACATATCTGATGtatatacattaaaaatattaataaatcaaataataaaaggaaagaaaaagtggaacaaaaaaattttaaatataaaagttaatttaaaacaaaaataaataagaacaattaataaaaaattaagattAAAAACAAGTGTTTCACACAataggaaataaaaaaaaaagaaaagaaaagaaaagaaatgaaaaagagtgttttgtatatgtttatcttctttttaaatacttttgaagtatatattatatgtacttTGAAgagagaaagaaaaaagaactatataataattataaatatatatatatatatatatatattatataatatatgtatatttttcttttcttttttttttatgattaatatattattaaatttttttatatataaatgccttgaaataaataaaatgtaactatatataacatgtgctttacaaaaaaaaaaaaaaaaaaaaaaattgaataacaataaaaatattatttttttttttttgtacacaATTTGAcacattaaatatttttacatataatattctttatcaataataattttttttattaattttatgaatatttatatttcatgtacatttttgaattatatatatgtatatatacatatgaattTAACTagttgtttatatatttttggtatattataaaagtacacataataaaaaattttgtgtactttttttttttttgatatttctATATGagtgtattttttttgtataaattttaaatgaGTACATTCAacaatgtaatatatataataataaaatagtagattcaattaaattattttcctttatattaatccgttttttttttttttttttttttttttaaattattttttattttaggatttatatataaatataaatatgtatttatatatttttattgttcttataattatgtattttttcatttccatagattattattatatttcgttttatatatattttaagataacatatataatatatatatatatatatatatttatataagtattttattttccgtcagatttctttatttaaaaaaaaaaaataatttatattataaacttCCCtattaactttttttttttttttttttttttttgggaaTTCTATAAGATTAATGTAAgtaaaacataatatataatatatactattatatattatatatatttatattttttttctttttttttaattttataatattttgtataattcttgctcaaaattattttttatatatactttacaagttacaaaaaagaaaaaatgataataataaaaaatatgtaataagaataataaaggggaatattttttataatttcattctttttttattttatctaatatataaacaaaataataaatgctatatttattttatatattaatataatacgtaaaaaaaataaatgaaaaaaaaaaaaaaaaaaaaaaaaaaacggaAATAATatccatataatatatatatacataatatacataattaaaaatctatatatttttataaatatatatattattttttctttattatatataatatattacaatttgCACTTgttgatataaatatgtatattatatatatatataaaatatattataataaaaaataattatgttattattattaaaaataaaattatatatatttatcatatatattaaatatacatattataatatatatatatatatatattatatatatatatatatatataatataaaatatatagttaaaaaaatatttgaatatataataatatttatatttttattgatttaattttttttaacaaaataaatataaataataaaacttgttattttatatgttatatataatatatatatatatattataatatttatataattgttttatttttttaatacatttttaataatcattatttaatgtatttttaatttttctttttctttttccttttctttttcttttttttttttttttttttaattttgtcatattttttaaaaagtaatttaattataacataataataatatatatatatatatatatatatatatatatatatatatcataggattaaaaaaaaaaaaaaaaagaagaaaaagaagaaaagaaaaagcaaggagaaataaaaaaataataaataaaaaaaaaaaaaaaaaaagaaaaaaaaaaaaagaaaaaaaaaaaaagaaaaggttttatattatatatatatatatatatatatattatacccaatatatgtaatatatattatatatatatatatatatatttatttatttattcaaattCTATAactatgtattttatattttttcatataaatgttATGAAAATATGAGGATGGATTAccatgataaatataattatttcatGAATATAAAGcaacattttttctttaaaaaaaagataaaagaaTTTAATGTAAAATTAGGAGGTGACAATGTAACAAACAAATCCTTACTGAATATATCCGAAAAACAACCCAAGtttgaaaatgaagaaaatgaagatagtaataatataaatgagaaTTTTGAATATGtagatgaaaaaaagaagacTAAATTAAATAGTAAGAACAGTATGAATAATAAgttcaataataataacatgatGAATGATAACAACATCATTAATTGTAATGATAATCCTATTTTTATTGAAGAGAGTATACCCAAACTTACTCATAACATAACAACAGATATTCAAAATATAGGTAGTAATGAAGATACACAAGATAATATCTTATCTTCATATGAGAGTAGTTGCACTAATGATACATATTGTAGtagttattatataaaggataataatttaaaaaatgaatttagTGATTCttgtagtaataatatatataactcaAATAAAGAAGAGTTAAATGATTTTAtggataatgaaaatatgaataatgtacatgaaaaaaaaaaagaatgtaCCCATAATATAGAAGATGGTAATGCTATAAATGAACCATTATATGTAGAACATCATATACGAcgaaataatgataattttgatcatataaattataatgaacaTGGTATTAATAATGTAATGAATCCCGTTAATAATATGATGAGTATACAGATGAATTATGATTCATCCATAATTAATAcagataaaaagaaaaaatgtgaacatattaataacaCAATTGAAGAATTAGATAATTTATGTTTAAGTGAAAATGAACACATTCAGAATATCGAagcaaataatataaacaataaaaaaacaaatgataGTGTGACGAATAAAATAAGTGGTGCCAAGGCTAATAAGGGAAATaacagtaataataataacaataaatcaaataataacaaaacaagtcataataataagtcaaataataataataaagatgatggtagtaagaataataacaataataataataacaatagtaataataataataataataataataactatggaaataataatagtaaaaaaaataataataataataatgacaataatgataataataataataataacaacaataacaacaataacggtgataataataaaaataataataatgatgaagatgatgatgataatgataataatggagataacaaaaaaaataaaaaggataaagGTAATCATAAAGACACatcaaacaaaaataataacacggataaaattaatgataGTCATATGGTTAAGtctgataaaaaaaagaaaaatacaaaaaataacacgaataataaaaataattcatcCATTAGTAAtactataaatatgaatggtTCATGtattgtaaataataataataataataataataataataatattacaaatccaatcaataaaaataatgaattatataataaattgtaTAATATGAACCCTCCGAATACATATGATAATcatgaaaatataatgaatccTGAAGAtgttgtaaatataaaacatatggatatgaaaatatatcctAATTTTGGAaacatgaataatatgaatataatgaataatgccaatatgatgaataatgtaaatatgataaataatgtgaataatatgaataatatgaacagtatcaacaatatgaacaatatgaacaatataaattatataaatgatatggTAGATACAAATGGAGTAggcaatttttttaatatgccAAATAAtggatttattaatatatgtaataataatggtaataataacaataccAATAATactaataacaataataataacaataataataacaataataataacaacaacaataataacaataataataattacatgtcaaatataaattatgttcATAACCCTAATTATATACCTAAtggtaatattaataaattaaatataaaaacaaatatacatTCTAGCGAAAATGATATgatgaataataatttcaATCCAAATAATGGTATGTTTACATCTAGTTATTCTGAGATAAATATGATGAGAGAACAAGACGATTTaaacaatatgaataatggTCTCTTTATgaattacaataataatatgatgatgatgcAACATGGAAATAATggtgatatattttttaatgaacctaataaagataaattatatttaaataatgaatcattgaataattatcatgatgaaaaaaataatagtaatacgaatataatatttttaagtgGTACTATGAATCCAAAATTTGAAGAATCAAATATTACACCAAAAAATGGTTTACATTATGAaatgttaaataataaagaaattatgaatatagGTGAATTAAAGGTTGAAGAAAATGATCTTATGCATGGTATGCCAAGAAATGATTggatgtataataataataataataataatataaatcatatgaatcacataaataatatgaatcacataaataatatgaatcatataaataatatgaatcatataaataatatgagtCCTATAAATAACATGagtcatataaataatatgagtaTTCACGAAGAGCAAcagaataattttaaaaaccattttgaaaataaaattaatgaagAATCAAGATcacataagaaaaataaaaaaagtgtttgcgatataaacaataataaaagtaatgataataataacgaaTATGTAGAAGATGAAAAACATATGAATCAAAATTTAGAAGATAgcttaaattataatgaagCAAGTACtttgaatttattaaatatttcttttaacgAAATATTTCGTGATAAAAAAGATTTAATCGATAAAGTTATTaccaaaaaatttaaatataaattatccaaaattttaaaagatataaaccaagacaatataaaatcaaaagcaaaaaaaataaaacgattaattgaaaatgaaaaaaaatgtgataAATGTGAACAAGAAGAAGATGATGCAAAAAATGTATCTTCTTTTAAcaagaataataatgaaactAGTGAGCCATCGAGTAGTGCAAAAGTAGAAAAAATAGATGAAGATAGTTTAAGTTGCAAATCAACTCCCAtcgatgataataaaaagatagATAAGAAAGAGCATCATAGTAATAGTCAGATAAAGGACAAAAAGAAAGGTGCTGGTTCTAATAACGAAATCGTAAATAATACCTTAGAGGGAGCAACAAAACAAGGAAAGGATAAAGAACAAGaagagaaaaagaaaaaaaataataagaagaatgaaaaaaaagaaaaaaatgaaaaaaatgaaaagattgaaaaaaatgaaaaaaatgagaagattgaaaaaaatgagaagAACGAAATGAATGAAGGGAATGAAAAGAATTCAATTTTGAGCCAAACTGTTTCATTAAATGGTGATGCTGAACAAAacataaatgatataaacaaaaatgcTCCTCAAAAAAATTCATTACAATcagatatatatgatgaatttTCACACCAAAAAATtagtaatgatgatatatgttgtataaatgaagatgatgtaaaattaaataatgaaaagcaACAAGGTAAAAgttctaaaaaaaataagaataatataaataataaagaaggtAGTTCAACGTTTCttgatgaaaagaaaaaaagtcAGTTGACAGAAAATGAAgagaataatatgaaaagtgtagatgataataataataataacaagaataatgataatattgttAAAGGGGGTAATAATGTTACTTTATTGAAGAACAAGAAAAAGGGAAGTGTAACATATGATTTGAAAAATAATGTTGAAATAGGAAGATATGGAAAAATacaagaaaataatgaaacaaAAACAGATGATGATCAACCTATAGGAGAAAATAGTTTATTTGATAACAATTTTGAAGATTATACATACTATACTGATTATACAGATGATCCTATTATGAGTGATGATATTAGTGATGATTATGAAGATGGTGAGGATGAAGAGGAGGAGAGTGATGATagaaatgatgataataaatatattacaggTATTAATGATagatataaagaaataaaaattgaaGATGATGTACAAATAAGAAGAGatgtatttttctttaatttgttaaaaagtgtaataaaaaagaaaacatcagaagatatgttaatatatatgaatttcttaaacaaaataaaaatggagaaaatatttgataatataatacaactATCAtgtgaaatatttaaaacattattaaattttatagaaATAACCAAAGATTCATCTACATATAGATTATTACTTAAAAATTTAGGTGCATGGATAGGAATTATAACCATAGGTAGAAATAAGCCATTAATGtcgaaatatatgaatattaagCAATTGATTTTATATGCATATGATAATGGTTATTTAATAGTAACATTTCCAGcattatgtaaaatattagaaagtataaaaaattcCAAAATTTTCAGACCACCCAATCCATGGACTGTTAGTATATTGAATTTGTTAGGAGAATTACATGAAGCCCAATCATTGAAAactattttaatttttgaaatagaaatactttttaattattttaagatTAATGtatttgattattataataaatgcaatataataaaatctCGTAACTTACCAGTAAATTCTAATGATTTGTTTTTTAGAAATAGTTTTAATGAACATGTATCTGTGAATATTAACagtataaatgaaaataataatagtatgaTTTCGGTTAATGAAATTACACCTACTAATTATACAAAATCATTTAatactaatattatatattctgaaaatttgataaatattaataatgatagaaCTAATAGAGGAGGTTTAGGTTTATCTATAAATAAGGATGTAAGGtttaatatgttaaataattataacacAACTCAATCTGCTCTTGCTACATCGGAAGCGacaagtaataataataatattaataataataatagtagtagtaataataataataataataacaataatagtagtagtaataataataataataataacaataataacaataacaataacaataataataataataatagtaatgatTTCTTGAGTTTTAAGGGTGCTAATTGTagtttattaattaataatagaaaagaagatgaaggaaaggaaaataataatacgaGAGACTtgaacaacaacaataataatattaatattaataataatgcacATATTATGAATCATTTAAATCAAAACCATGCTCATTTAAGTAACGGCaaaaatattgttaataATCTCATATGTAATTCTTCATCAgatattatgttattaaaCAATAATTATAGGAATACGTTCAGTATGAATCCTAACcttaataatgtaaataataaaatttttaaaaatatagatttatataaatctacaaataaaaatattcttaaCACTAATGATGTGCATCAGAAGAGTAGTAGTGTATCGAAGAAATTAACAAATCCAAATATTATGAAGGATAATCATTTAAATACAATATCTAATTATTTAAGTAATGATCCTAATATTAATCATATGTATACAAAAAGTGGTagtgttaataataataataatattaataataataataataatattaataataa from the Plasmodium falciparum 3D7 genome assembly, chromosome: 14 genome contains:
- a CDS encoding inner membrane complex protein 1l, yielding MSIPFHSSCFSKAPKYALKQVHENIGIPVFHKTPKIVEIPEIREITKFVESVKVVDVPIEQVRIVPKLKVREVEKIRHVPGPIEYIDIPQERIIHKVYKEIREKIHEIPQIEDIEIEVPIYVPTPIGPPKDIHVNIPLPYDIPQFYYTPDNRYSHILPCDILPHGTQMPDINFEEKSFNDYSEDKNICMTHNDNIIHSNRRMEYNKNENNICNNNTFDNNMNDKNIYDSNIFDNTTYYNNTIDNNIYDDNTYGNNMYDNITTYYEDQENNIHSKEKDKYINNNYNNKYINDYYKTIPTKGILKKENISTSPGIKEQYYYSYSKHNSKNAGKAHHYDKDTYDDMSTWDNYAENMNYIYEDDENENEYKNRKKRVTELIVKKKK